Proteins from a genomic interval of Planctomycetota bacterium:
- a CDS encoding nitroreductase family protein: protein MPGMTDLSHLPNPLSHRKADHDVLPIFVERWSPRAMSGEALSDSDIHRIFEAGRWAPSTYNEQEWRFLLAKRDTAHFDVFMSCLVEANQAWCKHAGLLVVVTSHTTFSQNGKANPVHTFDAGLATQNMLLQAASMGLVGHAMAGYDGAAVREKLKVPTDVSIDVMIAFGKPGDPDAQLPEAYAKMDKTPSGRRPISDSIREGGWSF from the coding sequence ATGCCCGGAATGACTGACTTGTCGCACCTTCCCAATCCGCTTTCGCATCGCAAAGCCGACCACGATGTGCTGCCGATTTTCGTGGAGCGTTGGAGCCCGCGTGCGATGTCGGGCGAGGCCTTGTCAGACAGCGACATCCACCGCATCTTCGAGGCCGGCCGATGGGCACCGTCAACGTACAACGAGCAGGAGTGGCGTTTCCTCCTGGCCAAGCGCGACACGGCTCACTTTGACGTTTTCATGAGCTGCCTGGTCGAGGCGAACCAGGCCTGGTGCAAACACGCGGGCCTGCTCGTGGTGGTCACGAGTCACACGACGTTCTCGCAAAACGGCAAGGCGAATCCGGTCCACACCTTCGACGCTGGGCTCGCGACGCAGAACATGCTGCTCCAGGCCGCATCGATGGGCCTCGTCGGCCACGCGATGGCGGGCTACGACGGAGCGGCCGTTCGCGAGAAACTCAAGGTGCCGACCGACGTGTCGATCGACGTCATGATCGCATTCGGAAAGCCGGGTGATCCCGACGCGCAGCTTCCCGAGGCGTACGCGAAGATGGACAAAACCCCCAGCGGTCGACGACCGATCAGCGACTCGATCCGCGAGGGTGGTTGGTCGTTTTGA
- the prfB gene encoding peptide chain release factor 2 (programmed frameshift), which yields MADLAHENLADSIESLAARMLTIRDSLDVAGKQEELAKLEAKMGEPGFWDDPAAAQGVVGEVKRIKATIEPVESMIAGVGDVRAMKELADESEGGEQAEALAEADQMLTDLERQGDKVELQALLGDKNDPRNAFVTIQAGTGGTDAQDFVEMLLRMYLYYFEKTGFKVEETDRQEGDQAGLKSVSLRIEGPYAFGYLKAEAGVHRLVRLSPYNANNKRQTSFAGVDVVPEFDDEGDVDIPDVDLEIEPFARSSGPGGQNVNKVATAVRMTHKPTGIQVVASVHKSQQQNRKMALSLLQGRIAMMQQAERDAELKELYGDKGQIAWGNQIRNYVLDDRRVKDLRTGVETGNVESVLDRGELQPFIDAELRRRQAKAQTSA from the exons ATGGCGGATTTGGCTCACGAAAACCTCGCGGACTCGATCGAGTCCCTGGCGGCGCGGATGTTGACCATCCGTGACTCTCTT GACGTCGCGGGCAAGCAAGAGGAACTCGCGAAGCTCGAAGCCAAGATGGGCGAGCCCGGCTTCTGGGACGACCCGGCTGCGGCACAAGGTGTCGTCGGCGAGGTAAAGCGCATCAAAGCCACCATCGAGCCCGTCGAGTCGATGATCGCGGGCGTCGGGGACGTCCGTGCGATGAAGGAGCTCGCAGACGAATCCGAAGGCGGTGAGCAGGCAGAAGCCCTTGCCGAGGCCGATCAGATGCTGACCGACCTGGAACGTCAGGGCGATAAGGTCGAGCTGCAAGCACTGCTCGGCGACAAGAACGATCCGCGCAATGCCTTCGTAACCATCCAGGCCGGCACCGGCGGGACGGACGCGCAGGACTTCGTCGAGATGCTCCTGCGAATGTACCTCTACTACTTCGAGAAGACCGGTTTCAAGGTTGAAGAGACCGACCGTCAGGAAGGCGATCAGGCCGGGCTGAAGTCGGTGAGCTTGCGCATCGAAGGGCCCTACGCGTTTGGCTACCTCAAGGCCGAGGCCGGCGTGCATCGCCTCGTTCGCCTCTCGCCTTACAACGCGAACAACAAACGGCAGACGTCCTTCGCCGGCGTCGACGTGGTGCCGGAATTCGACGACGAAGGCGACGTCGACATTCCAGACGTCGACCTCGAAATCGAGCCCTTCGCGCGCTCATCGGGTCCCGGCGGACAGAACGTCAACAAGGTCGCGACCGCCGTCCGCATGACGCACAAGCCGACGGGCATCCAGGTCGTCGCCAGCGTTCACAAGAGCCAGCAGCAGAACCGCAAGATGGCGTTGAGCCTGCTGCAGGGTCGCATCGCGATGATGCAGCAGGCCGAACGCGACGCGGAACTCAAGGAGCTCTATGGCGACAAGGGGCAAATCGCCTGGGGCAACCAGATCCGCAACTACGTCCTCGACGACCGCCGCGTCAAAGACCTCCGCACCGGCGTGGAAACCGGCAACGTCGAATCCGTCCTCGACCGCGGGGAGCTCCAACCCTTCATCGACGCGGAACTGCGCCGGCGCCAGGCAAAAGCGCAAACGTCCGCTTAG
- a CDS encoding RidA family protein: MNLVELRGRLEHLGLSLPDAAKPVANYIPAKKHGHTVYTSGQLPMRDGQLVATGRVGESISVEGAAGAAKLCALNALAAASHVAELTGVVRVGVFVNAGPDFTDHPKVANGASDLLGDIFGEPGRHARAAVGGSSLPLDAAVEVEVVFAAKD; encoded by the coding sequence ATGAATCTCGTGGAACTCCGCGGCCGACTCGAACATCTGGGCCTGTCGCTCCCCGACGCTGCGAAGCCCGTCGCGAACTACATCCCGGCGAAGAAGCACGGCCACACCGTCTACACCAGCGGCCAGCTCCCGATGCGCGACGGCCAACTCGTCGCCACGGGCCGCGTGGGCGAGTCGATCAGCGTCGAAGGTGCTGCGGGGGCCGCGAAACTTTGCGCCCTCAACGCCCTCGCCGCAGCATCGCACGTCGCTGAACTGACAGGCGTCGTCCGCGTGGGCGTCTTCGTGAACGCAGGCCCGGACTTCACGGATCACCCGAAAGTCGCCAACGGTGCCAGCGACCTCCTCGGCGACATCTTCGGCGAACCCGGCCGCCACGCCCGCGCGGCGGTGGGTGGCTCAAGCCTGCCACTGGACGCCGCCGTGGAGGTCGAAGTCGTGTTTGCCGCCAAGGACTAG
- a CDS encoding segregation/condensation protein A yields MLGTAHDLPRVSTEHFDGPLDLLLHLVRKRELPLVKVSLLDVAEEFAQRIAEDALEPDVVGEALVVAATLVEMKSNALLPKPGPVDLPSDDAGDRLVEQLLEYARFRKAAEQFEQMAEEASRSHVVRIARNIDRPREKTFDLDHLTPDLIRDVYVKVVQDLEHRTPPRFDIEEDTVPIEVVKERTLDRLHARPMSLGDLLDIPGKATRIATLLALLDLLRDGVVRLCHGEPA; encoded by the coding sequence GTGCTGGGAACCGCTCACGATCTGCCGCGGGTGTCGACGGAGCACTTCGACGGCCCGCTCGACCTGCTGCTGCACCTCGTCCGAAAGCGCGAGCTGCCGCTGGTGAAGGTTTCGCTCCTCGACGTGGCGGAGGAGTTCGCCCAGCGGATCGCCGAAGACGCGCTCGAGCCCGATGTCGTCGGGGAGGCCCTTGTCGTCGCCGCGACGCTGGTCGAGATGAAGAGCAACGCCCTTTTGCCGAAGCCCGGCCCGGTCGACTTGCCAAGCGACGACGCGGGCGATCGGCTGGTGGAACAGCTGCTCGAATACGCCCGATTCCGCAAGGCGGCTGAGCAATTCGAGCAAATGGCCGAGGAAGCGTCCCGAAGCCACGTCGTCCGAATCGCTCGCAACATCGATCGGCCGCGCGAGAAGACGTTCGACCTCGACCACCTCACACCGGACCTGATTCGGGACGTGTACGTGAAGGTCGTCCAAGACCTCGAACATCGCACGCCGCCGCGGTTCGACATCGAAGAGGACACTGTACCGATCGAGGTTGTCAAGGAGCGCACGCTCGACCGGCTCCACGCCCGGCCGATGTCCCTGGGCGACCTGTTGGACATTCCGGGCAAAGCGACGCGGATCGCTACGCTCCTCGCGCTGCTCGACCTGTTGCGCGACGGCGTCGTGCGACTGTGCCACGGCGAGCCGGCTTAG